One window of Streptomyces sp. NBC_00273 genomic DNA carries:
- a CDS encoding TetR/AcrR family transcriptional regulator, protein MAAVAKDSGGRPAAPPARAGRPRASAKGEQTRARLIAAARTLLAGEMSEGFTTRNVAALSGVSHGMCHYHFQDRTDLVLAVVQDIRPEWITPLEAAVSGPGPFAERAERVVQLLGRPEGAELSHLHSALHWQALNDARVREGLEAEYRRWRACFVALFQVLADEHDGDLDPRPLGLAVAAAVDGLAAMDSLGAEAGTGPVLRTLIRTLAAGAAGAAGAGSGP, encoded by the coding sequence ATGGCAGCTGTCGCGAAGGACTCCGGGGGCCGGCCGGCCGCTCCCCCTGCAAGGGCCGGCCGGCCTCGGGCCTCGGCGAAGGGCGAACAGACCCGCGCGCGACTGATCGCCGCCGCGCGGACCCTGCTCGCGGGCGAGATGAGCGAGGGCTTCACCACCCGCAACGTCGCCGCGCTGTCCGGCGTTTCGCACGGAATGTGCCACTACCACTTCCAGGACCGGACCGATCTCGTCCTGGCGGTCGTCCAGGACATCCGTCCGGAATGGATCACGCCCCTGGAAGCGGCGGTGTCGGGCCCCGGCCCCTTCGCCGAGCGCGCCGAACGGGTCGTCCAGTTGCTCGGCCGGCCCGAGGGCGCCGAGCTCTCCCACCTCCATTCCGCCCTGCACTGGCAGGCGTTGAACGACGCCCGGGTCCGGGAGGGCCTGGAAGCCGAGTACCGGCGCTGGCGCGCCTGCTTCGTCGCCCTCTTCCAGGTCCTGGCCGACGAACACGACGGCGACCTCGACCCGCGCCCCCTGGGACTGGCCGTGGCCGCCGCCGTGGACGGCCTGGCGGCCATGGACTCCCTCGGCGCCGAAGCCGGTACGGGGCCGGTCCTGCGGACCTTGATCCGTACCCTCGCTGCGGGAGCCGCAGGAGCTGCGGGAGCCGGATCCGGGCCGTGA